From the genome of Solidesulfovibrio carbinolicus, one region includes:
- a CDS encoding branched-chain amino acid ABC transporter permease, producing the protein MLALYLAQIVNSGLALGAVYGVMALGFSLIFSASRLINFAQGELLLLGGLTIMSLAGVMQLPPAAALLAAAVAGFLLGRTLFSTTLGLTLGATPLRQLMLTVAASLVFQGVAILCWGKNPLMPPRLLPLPDLRLGLFFLGRDTVTALTLAVAAVIVLGLFLGRTRLGRALRATSQSAVAARLQGVDTVFCHALSFALAGALASLAALAVGPQTGLRYDMGLGLGLKGFAAATIGGYTSLGRVFAGGIALGLAEAAMVLTVSGEFKETAIYVLITILLVAAPREHDERP; encoded by the coding sequence TTGCTCGCCTTGTATCTGGCCCAGATCGTCAATTCGGGACTGGCCCTGGGGGCCGTCTACGGCGTCATGGCCCTGGGCTTTTCGCTGATCTTTTCGGCCAGCCGGCTGATCAACTTCGCCCAGGGAGAGCTTTTGCTCCTGGGCGGATTGACCATCATGAGCCTGGCCGGCGTCATGCAGCTGCCTCCGGCCGCCGCCCTCCTGGCCGCCGCCGTGGCCGGCTTTCTCCTGGGACGCACGCTTTTCTCCACCACCCTGGGGCTGACCCTGGGGGCCACGCCCCTGCGCCAACTCATGCTCACCGTGGCGGCAAGCCTCGTCTTCCAGGGCGTGGCCATCCTGTGCTGGGGCAAAAATCCCCTCATGCCGCCGCGCCTGCTGCCTCTGCCCGACCTGCGGCTGGGCCTGTTTTTTCTCGGCCGCGACACTGTCACCGCCCTGACCCTGGCCGTGGCCGCCGTGATCGTGCTGGGGCTGTTTCTGGGCCGCACGCGCCTGGGCCGGGCGCTTCGGGCCACTTCCCAAAGCGCCGTGGCCGCCAGGCTCCAAGGCGTGGACACGGTCTTTTGCCATGCCCTGTCCTTTGCCCTGGCCGGAGCGTTGGCCTCCCTGGCCGCCCTGGCCGTGGGGCCCCAGACCGGGCTGCGCTACGACATGGGCCTGGGGCTTGGCCTCAAGGGCTTCGCCGCGGCCACCATCGGCGGCTACACCTCCCTGGGCCGGGTGTTTGCCGGCGGCATTGCCCTGGGGTTGGCCGAGGCGGCCATGGTGCTGACCGTCTCGGGCGAATTCAAGGAAACCGCCATTTACGTGCTTATCACCATCCTCCTCGTGGCCGCGCCGCGAGAACACGACGAACGCCCCTGA
- a CDS encoding branched-chain amino acid ABC transporter permease has protein sequence MTVPRNLSLGLFFAALAVVGLVTPGFQLLAVNQHLFLAVNVLALNFCLGLGGQISLAQAAFAGLGAFGSVLLHDRFPEATLVIVPAVVLGTGLLAAMLSRPMERLGEGFLAMATLCVSLVFTNLVLTLESVTGGSAGHMANARLTLPLLGALSGDQATFFCFAGLLALGSYVFLTLRDSRLGRALAACRGDAQAASSLGVDRSAVRSLSFGLGGGLSAAAGVIHGHYTGFISPEQYHLELSLKALLFLVIGGPGNLLRPILAALVLETAMSWLSVLGDARTLVNGLLLGAALLAGYWRASR, from the coding sequence ATGACCGTGCCCAGAAATCTCTCCCTTGGCCTGTTTTTCGCCGCCCTGGCCGTGGTCGGCCTGGTCACGCCCGGGTTCCAGCTCCTGGCCGTCAACCAGCACCTGTTTTTGGCGGTCAACGTCCTGGCGCTCAATTTCTGCCTGGGTCTTGGCGGCCAGATCTCCCTGGCCCAGGCCGCCTTCGCCGGCCTGGGGGCGTTCGGCTCGGTGCTGCTCCACGACCGCTTCCCCGAGGCGACCCTGGTTATCGTCCCGGCCGTGGTGCTGGGCACGGGCCTTTTGGCCGCCATGTTAAGCCGCCCCATGGAACGCCTGGGCGAAGGCTTCCTGGCCATGGCCACCTTGTGCGTGTCCCTGGTTTTCACCAACCTCGTGCTGACCCTGGAAAGCGTTACCGGCGGTTCGGCCGGCCACATGGCCAACGCCCGTCTGACCCTGCCGCTTTTGGGCGCTCTTTCCGGCGACCAGGCCACGTTTTTTTGCTTCGCCGGCCTGCTGGCCCTGGGTTCCTACGTCTTCCTGACCCTGCGCGACAGCCGGCTCGGCCGGGCCCTGGCCGCCTGCCGGGGCGATGCCCAGGCGGCGTCAAGCCTGGGCGTGGACCGCTCGGCCGTGCGCTCCCTGTCATTCGGCCTGGGGGGAGGGCTGTCGGCCGCCGCCGGGGTGATCCACGGCCACTACACCGGCTTTATCAGCCCCGAGCAGTACCATCTGGAACTCTCGCTCAAGGCCTTGCTGTTTCTCGTCATCGGCGGCCCGGGCAATCTCCTGCGGCCCATCCTGGCCGCCCTGGTCCTGGAGACAGCCATGAGCTGGCTGTCGGTCCTGGGCGACGCCCGCACCCTGGTCAACGGGCTGCTTTTGGGCGCGGCGCTGCTCGCCGGCTACTGGCGCGCCTCGCGCTAA
- a CDS encoding ABC transporter substrate-binding protein has protein sequence MAKFLLLVAALLLCPAAVHAAAPAGEPIVVGGLFAQSGPAAVVGTPSKLVAEMTVKQINDMGGILGRPVKLVAYDTESSPDVALRQARQLVEGDKVLAIIGPTSTGEGLAVKKYTEEKHVPVIMTVGGDAVVAGGKFGPYDWTFKAPQRTATAVAKIYDYLKGKNISKIAVLSSKDAFGQDGLTELKDNAAKYGIEIIAEETFDPKGTDFSAQAFKLQAAKPQAAVVWTIGPAGSIAAKNFAALPGERPLLVQCHGQPGPTYLELAGEAAGGTVMPGTKLMAPESLPDEDPQKIVIEAFIKAYKDNGIQEKFPLNTHSGYAYDALTLLRAGLEKAGKAEPEALRAALEKLERVVGVSGVYTMSSQDHNGLGPDSMVMLIVDSNRYKLAP, from the coding sequence ATGGCCAAATTTCTCCTGCTCGTCGCTGCCCTGCTCCTTTGCCCGGCGGCCGTCCACGCCGCCGCGCCCGCCGGCGAACCCATCGTTGTCGGCGGACTTTTCGCCCAATCCGGGCCGGCCGCCGTGGTCGGCACCCCGAGCAAGCTCGTGGCCGAAATGACCGTCAAACAGATCAACGACATGGGCGGCATCCTCGGCCGGCCCGTGAAGCTCGTCGCCTACGACACCGAATCCTCCCCGGACGTGGCCCTGCGCCAGGCCCGCCAACTCGTCGAGGGCGACAAGGTGCTGGCCATCATCGGCCCCACCTCCACGGGCGAAGGCTTGGCCGTCAAAAAGTACACCGAGGAAAAGCACGTCCCGGTCATCATGACCGTGGGCGGCGACGCCGTGGTGGCCGGCGGCAAGTTCGGCCCCTACGACTGGACCTTCAAGGCTCCCCAGCGCACGGCCACGGCCGTGGCCAAAATTTATGACTACCTCAAGGGCAAGAACATCTCGAAAATCGCGGTGTTAAGCTCCAAGGACGCCTTCGGCCAGGACGGCCTGACGGAACTCAAGGACAACGCCGCCAAATACGGCATCGAGATCATCGCCGAGGAAACCTTCGATCCCAAGGGCACGGATTTCTCGGCCCAGGCCTTCAAGCTGCAAGCCGCCAAGCCGCAAGCCGCCGTGGTCTGGACCATCGGACCGGCGGGGTCGATTGCCGCCAAGAACTTCGCCGCCCTGCCTGGCGAACGGCCGCTTCTGGTGCAGTGCCACGGCCAGCCCGGCCCCACCTACCTGGAACTGGCCGGCGAGGCCGCCGGCGGCACGGTCATGCCCGGCACCAAGCTCATGGCCCCGGAATCCCTGCCCGACGAAGACCCGCAGAAAATCGTCATCGAGGCCTTCATCAAGGCCTACAAGGATAACGGCATCCAGGAGAAGTTCCCGCTCAACACCCACTCGGGCTACGCCTACGACGCCCTGACCCTGCTGCGGGCCGGCCTGGAAAAGGCCGGCAAGGCCGAGCCCGAGGCGCTGCGGGCGGCCCTGGAAAAGCTTGAGCGCGTGGTCGGCGTCTCCGGCGTCTACACCATGTCCTCCCAGGACCATAACGGCCTGGGGCCGGACTCCATGGTCATGCTCATCGTGGACAGCAACCGCTACAAGCTTGCGCCTTAG
- a CDS encoding RluA family pseudouridine synthase, which translates to MKTPVQHITVTAAEAGQKLLQYLARRLGPGLPLAALQKCIRTGQVRLDGKRCKPFDRVAEGQIVRVPPFELDEAAPAVGALGAPKLATVPTGRPKPGPGPAKTSPPTDRRTAGRAMPALEILHEDDELLVVVKPAGLPVHPGSGHTFALTTLLHAHAPDAPFKPTPAHRLDRDTTGLLLVAKSYRRLRALHEAMQDGTLRKDYFAWVWGKWLLGEENEWVTMRDALAKSGGPGRERVTAGEDGKEAVAKVRLISRAPTASLVEVRLETGRTHQIRAQLASRGYPLVGDAKYGGGPTPLRLHAWRIILPGEAYCVPPDWEAPWTVQRPRRAASLAECGDD; encoded by the coding sequence ATGAAAACACCCGTCCAGCACATCACCGTCACCGCCGCCGAGGCCGGCCAGAAGCTGCTCCAGTATCTGGCCCGGCGTCTTGGTCCTGGCCTGCCCCTGGCCGCGCTCCAGAAATGCATCCGCACCGGACAGGTGCGCCTGGACGGCAAACGCTGCAAACCCTTTGACCGGGTGGCCGAGGGGCAGATCGTGCGTGTGCCGCCCTTCGAGCTGGACGAGGCCGCCCCGGCCGTCGGCGCTCTGGGCGCGCCCAAGCTGGCCACCGTGCCGACCGGCCGGCCAAAGCCCGGACCCGGGCCGGCCAAGACGTCCCCGCCGACAGACCGCCGGACCGCCGGCCGCGCCATGCCGGCCCTCGAAATCCTGCACGAAGACGACGAACTGCTCGTGGTCGTCAAGCCGGCCGGCCTGCCCGTGCATCCCGGCTCGGGGCACACCTTCGCCCTGACCACCCTGCTTCACGCCCACGCCCCGGATGCGCCGTTTAAGCCCACGCCGGCCCATCGTCTGGACCGCGACACCACCGGGCTGCTGCTTGTCGCCAAATCCTACCGCCGGCTGCGCGCCCTGCACGAGGCCATGCAGGACGGCACCCTGCGCAAGGACTATTTCGCCTGGGTCTGGGGCAAGTGGCTACTTGGCGAGGAAAACGAGTGGGTGACCATGCGCGACGCCCTGGCCAAGTCGGGCGGGCCGGGCCGGGAGCGCGTCACGGCCGGGGAGGACGGCAAGGAGGCAGTGGCCAAGGTGCGGCTGATCAGCCGCGCGCCCACGGCAAGCCTCGTCGAAGTGCGGCTGGAGACCGGGCGCACCCATCAGATTCGCGCCCAGCTGGCCTCCCGGGGCTATCCCCTTGTCGGCGACGCCAAGTACGGCGGCGGTCCCACGCCGCTGCGGCTCCACGCCTGGCGGATCATCCTGCCCGGGGAAGCGTACTGCGTGCCGCCGGACTGGGAAGCGCCCTGGACGGTCCAACGCCCGCGCCGCGCCGCCTCTCTGGCCGAGTGCGGCGACGACTGA
- a CDS encoding TrmH family RNA methyltransferase encodes MTKNETSRRPSTDRRSFADVLSTPSGERGQRRPAALAGSKGGSGRPSGPRPAGRPGQGGQGGQGGQGRPRRDDDRSGSGGQGRPRRDDDRSQGGQGRPRRNDDRPGQGGQGGQGRPRRDDDRSGSGGQGRPRRDDDRSGRPSGPRGQGRPPRSDDRRSGQDRPQGPGKPRFDRDDDRRPPRQDRFENDRRPPRPERFEDDRPAPRSVAPTAPVELPEDILPGRKPVRELVEQSPKSVDDVLLRQGLRGVDVDAIVRACEAAGVRYRFMPGLDMDRLYPGNHQGVMARLAAGPLVSLEDVLAAGLDAPLQVILVLDRVQDPGNVGALARTLYALGGGGILVPKHEGARLGPGAAKASAGTLTRLPLAKVTNLSQALDAAKEAGYTIIGAAGEEGAQNVHLAQPPFPVALVLGSEEEGIRPGIRKRCDALWRIPQARPIDSLNVAQAGAIMLGRMAAFLGMGEG; translated from the coding sequence ATGACCAAAAATGAAACCTCCCGCCGGCCGTCCACAGACCGCCGGTCTTTTGCCGATGTCCTGTCCACCCCCTCCGGGGAACGCGGCCAACGCCGCCCCGCTGCTCTTGCCGGCTCCAAGGGCGGCTCCGGCCGACCCAGCGGACCGCGCCCCGCCGGTCGTCCCGGCCAAGGCGGCCAGGGCGGCCAGGGCGGCCAGGGTCGTCCCCGCCGCGACGACGACCGCTCGGGTTCGGGCGGCCAGGGGCGTCCGCGCCGCGATGACGACCGCTCCCAGGGCGGCCAGGGGCGCCCGCGCCGCAACGACGACCGGCCCGGCCAGGGCGGTCAAGGCGGCCAGGGGCGTCCCCGCCGCGATGATGACCGCTCGGGTTCGGGCGGCCAGGGCCGTCCGCGTCGCGACGACGACCGGTCCGGCCGTCCGTCCGGGCCGCGCGGCCAGGGGCGGCCGCCCCGTTCCGATGACCGCCGCTCCGGCCAGGATCGGCCCCAAGGCCCGGGCAAGCCCCGCTTCGACCGCGACGACGACCGCCGCCCGCCGCGCCAGGACCGGTTCGAAAACGACCGCCGGCCGCCGCGCCCCGAACGCTTCGAGGACGACCGGCCCGCGCCGCGTTCGGTCGCGCCGACGGCCCCGGTCGAACTGCCCGAGGACATCCTGCCCGGCCGCAAACCCGTGCGCGAACTCGTCGAGCAAAGCCCCAAGTCCGTGGACGACGTGCTCCTGCGCCAGGGCCTTCGCGGCGTGGACGTGGACGCCATCGTGCGGGCCTGCGAAGCGGCCGGCGTGCGCTACCGCTTCATGCCCGGCCTGGACATGGACCGCCTCTATCCCGGCAACCACCAGGGCGTCATGGCCCGGTTGGCCGCCGGCCCCCTGGTCAGCCTGGAAGACGTGCTGGCCGCCGGCCTGGACGCGCCGCTGCAAGTGATCCTCGTGCTTGACCGGGTCCAGGACCCGGGCAACGTCGGGGCCCTGGCCCGCACCCTCTACGCCCTGGGCGGCGGCGGCATCCTCGTGCCCAAACACGAAGGCGCGCGCCTGGGACCGGGCGCGGCCAAAGCCTCGGCCGGAACCCTCACCCGGTTGCCCCTGGCCAAGGTCACCAACCTCTCCCAGGCCCTGGATGCGGCCAAGGAGGCCGGCTACACCATCATCGGCGCGGCCGGCGAGGAAGGGGCGCAAAACGTCCACCTGGCGCAGCCGCCGTTCCCCGTGGCCCTGGTGCTGGGCAGCGAAGAAGAAGGCATCCGCCCGGGCATCCGCAAACGCTGCGACGCCCTGTGGCGCATCCCCCAGGCCCGGCCCATCGATTCCCTCAACGTCGCCCAGGCCGGCGCGATCATGCTGGGGCGCATGGCCGCGTTTTTGGGAATGGGAGAGGGGTAA